From the Candidatus Korarchaeota archaeon NZ13-K genome, the window AATCGCTCGCTGGAGTAGATCCCCCTCTTGCCCTAGATCCAAAGAGGATGACCGTCACCTCAAACCTGTCAACGATCTCTCTAAGCCTTTCCTCCCTCAACAGTCCTCCGCAAGAATCCCCTCGAAATATGATCACCTCAGCACAATTTACAGCTTTCAGCCTCTTCTGTAATCCCTGAGCCTAGCGCCAGGATATCCAGCCTGAACATAGTGCTCCTCTAAGCCTTCGCATTCCCTAACCTTGGCCGGTACGTCCAATATCTCCGAGAGCGCATCAAGGAGCTCGGATATCGAGTGGGTGTAGGGCTTGTATCCAGTCTTCTTTATGAGCAGGGCCTTTAGGGCGAATTCAGCTGT encodes:
- a CDS encoding nucleotidyltransferase domain-containing protein, which produces MKAVNCAEVIIFRGDSCGGLLREERLREIVDRFEVTVILFGSRARGGSTPASDYDLLIIYDDPAELEKLLSSFKDARVPADVHAFTLKECSK
- a CDS encoding HEPN domain-containing protein, coding for TAEFALKALLIKKTGYKPYTHSISELLDALSEILDVPAKVRECEGLEEHYVQAGYPGARLRDYRRG